TAATCATATAGGCTTAGTGATGGATGGTGGCAATTTTGTAAGATATAAAAACAAAGCCATCATGACTGATAAAATTTTCAAAGAAAATCCGCTAAAGTCAAAAGACGAAATCATCAAAATCATAAAGCAAAAATGCAATCTTAACGAGCTTATCATCATACCAAAACAGCCTTATGATATATACGGACATAGTGACAGCATGGCAAGATGGATAGATGAAAATAGCGTACTTGTAAATGATTTTTCAAATGAGGGCAGGACTTTCAACGATAAAATTTTAAAGGCTCTTAAGTCCCATAAGCTAAATATCAAGTTGATGAAATACAGTGATAATTTTTTTACTAAAGATAGAGGCTGGGGCGCATACTTAAATTTTATTAAAATTAAGGATATTTTAATAGTTCCAATTTATGGTGTAGATGAGGATGGTTTGGCTCTAAGACAGCTTGAAGAAATTTACAAAAACTGTCTAATAGAGCCTATAAATTTTAGTGAGATCATAAAACTCGGCGGGGCTTTACACTGTGTGACAGCAGAGGAGTCGGAGATTTAATATTCTACTGCATCAGTGCGTCAAAAATTTTCCCAAATGCCTGAATTTTCATCAAATTCTGCCTTAGTATTAATATTATTATTTTTAAAATAATCATTCCAAAATTGATTTATTCCCTTTGCGATAGGCAAAAAATCTTTTGCAGATATAAAATCACTTTTTGCGTTGTTGCATATATAGCAAGCTAGTCCGCAATTAGTATCAGAGTATTTATTTTTATCTCCAACGCTAACAATACGTTCTACCTCTAGCTTCTTGCCCCTATGTCGTTTGGATTCTTTATATTGCGAGTTGTTTTCATTAAAGTACTTTTCAAGATCTATTTCTTTGACACCACAATAGCAGCATTTCTTTTTACTCATGCAACTTGCATCTTCATTTCCTATTTTCTTATACCAGTTATAAAATATACTCATCCCTCCAAATTCAGCAACTCTTTTATTTGTAGTCATTTTTTCAGCTCGAGAAAGTATTTTCCAACTCTCAAAATACTTTTCTTTTATATTTATTTCTAATATTTTTTTATCTTTTTCTGTTTTTGGGTTATCTATTGTTAATGTATATGCCTTGCCATTTCTCTTGCTAGTTTCAAGCTCTTGCAGAATCTTGCTTAAATCGTCTATCTCTATTCTGTAAATAATATCTTCCTGTACGTCTATACATCCCAGAATGATTTTATCTACTTTTTGGATAATACCTTCAATTTGTTGATTTTTTTCGCTTGTGAAGCTAAAATTGTATTTACCTTGTTTGGTTTTTTCAGCACTTTTAGCTAAAATTTTATTTTCTTCATCATAAAACCAATCTGGACTTACTTTATTTTTTTTATCATAAATATTAACAAGCTGATACCCATCTCTAGAAAAATCCAAATCCATGTATTTAAGTAAAATTTGGGCCTTTGTTGCAAGTGAAATTTCTTTCCAATCATATTCCATTTTCTCTCCTTTTGTATAAATATTTTTGCAGAATCATTTTATCACAAATCGATTTTATATGTGATTGTATTAAAAAATATAGACATAAAATGTCTCGTTCTAGCAATTATAATATATCAAAAAACCAAAGGATATTTTATGAAAAAATATGCGCAAATTTGTATAAAAACCATGAGATCGTATGAATTATCTTTTAAAGAGATGAGTACTGATGAGTTTAATGCAATAAAAGATAATAATAGTTTAGCGAAAGAATCAAATTTTATACCAGAGAATACACTACTTTTACCAGTATTAAACAATATATACCTAACAAAAGATATACGAGGCAAAACAGGCATTTACACTTATGATGTTTTTGTTGATATTTATGAAAACGACATATTAAAAAGCACTCAGTATTATTCCGGTTCTGAATTGAATAATTTTTGTTGTGATTTATTTTTACCAAACAAATTTTCAAAAAATAGTAATGCCGGAACTTTCATTGTAAAAGCAGATGATATAGGCGGTAGTGAAACTTTTTATAAGATAGAACTTGATGAAGAAGAGGATTTTGACATAAAAAACATAGTTGTATCAAATATGAGATTGGATTCTTATTTTAGTGGGATATGCGCATTAAAAAAAGTTTATTATATCAGAAAAGAAAGTTTGCGTTCAATAAAAAATAAATTAGAGCTGCACGCAAATGAGATATATACTGATGTTGTAAATTTTATAGATGAAGTATTTTGCAGTATAAATCAATATCATATATTACAAAGAGATAGAAGAAGAAGATTTTTTATAGAAGAGTTAGAAAAAAATGAAATTAAACAAACATGCGTAAAAATAAAAAAATCAATAAACACACAATATCTTTTCTGTGTTATTGTGTGTTTATTGGTATATTACGAAACAAACAAATCATATACGCAAGGAATTACAATATCCGTAAATGGTGATGGGATAGAATATTTTGAGTTTGGATACACCGACAAAAAGAAGATGGATGCGTTAAAAAACAGCATAAATGAAAAAGAGTGTAAAAATTTTTTAAAGTCATTAGATTACGATATATCTGGAGTTTATTTACACAGTGCAAACGTTTTCATAAACGATAAAGAAATTAAAGACTGGGCAAAATTAACTTTTAAACTTCCTATTGATAGCTTAGATATCAATAATGAAGATGATAAATTGTATTATTCCAAAGAAAAGCAATCAAAAAACATAAAACATGTGTTTAATATACCTATTGACGAAAATAATTTTGTTTTAGATGATTTATATATAGGTATTTACAGCTCGCCATTAAAAGAAAGTTTTAATGATATAATTTATGAGTTATACTATATACCCAAAGCTGTAGCAAAATACATTATGAATATTTATGGAAAAGAAGGCGAACTAAGAGATTATATAGAAGAAATTTTTGAAAATATCAATAAAAATTTTTCAATCACACGCACTTTTGGTTATCCTGAACATGGTTCTGACAAATATATTGATACTATAAGTTATTTAAATAAATTATTTTACGAATACAATATAGAAAATAACGATAAAAAACCAGTGGCAAAGAAATATAATCTAAAAGTGTTCGATAAAAATATGAGCGTATTAAAAAGTAAGGTTTTGATTTTTGATGAAATTTCTAAAATTTATAAAATAACTTAAAGCCCTCATTTTAAGGGCTTTATAAACTCACCTATTATTAGCCTAAGTTCATCTTTGTCTATATTCCCGGCAGCCACCTCTACCACCACATCTTCCATGAGAGTTGCAAATTCCTCATACATATCGGTCTTGTCATTTAGCTCCATAAAGAATATTGCTAGAAATATAGCACTTCTTTTATTGCCGTCTAGAAATGGATGAAATTTAACACAAGAGAAGATAAGATGTGTTAGTTTATCTATAAAACTTGGATAGTAATCATCATTTTGTATAGAGGATAGTACGGAGTCAAGAAGCGAAATTTGACTCTCGTTAAATCCACGCTTGCCATCTATTTCGTTCATTATGATGTCATGAAGCTCTATGGCTTCATTTATGCTAAAGTATCTCATCTGTCTTTTAGCCTGATAAATACCGATCTAACGACTGGATTTTTTATAACTATCTCTTTTAGCTTTTTAATTATTTGTTCGTTTGTTTTCATTTTTATCCTTTTAGGCTTCAAAGTATTCGTTAAATTTTATAGTTAAGATTATCTTACCTATGCTAGACATCCAGCT
This sequence is a window from Campylobacter sp. RM16189. Protein-coding genes within it:
- a CDS encoding agmatine deiminase family protein, whose amino-acid sequence is MSHTILLSNLLFENHPQVANALCSILYKHKINYRILKTKDIWMRDFMPLMLENASFTSYVYDPDYLKDDKYKNIRTKIPCADNHIGLVMDGGNFVRYKNKAIMTDKIFKENPLKSKDEIIKIIKQKCNLNELIIIPKQPYDIYGHSDSMARWIDENSVLVNDFSNEGRTFNDKILKALKSHKLNIKLMKYSDNFFTKDRGWGAYLNFIKIKDILIVPIYGVDEDGLALRQLEEIYKNCLIEPINFSEIIKLGGALHCVTAEESEI
- a CDS encoding Fic family protein: MRYFSINEAIELHDIIMNEIDGKRGFNESQISLLDSVLSSIQNDDYYPSFIDKLTHLIFSCVKFHPFLDGNKRSAIFLAIFFMELNDKTDMYEEFATLMEDVVVEVAAGNIDKDELRLIIGEFIKPLK